The Chthoniobacterales bacterium nucleotide sequence CAGCCGCCGGATCATTTATTCCGCTGCGTTTTCCCGGTCCGTGGTGTAACACAACCCACGTGATGCAATAGGTGCTTCAGGTTACCCGCTGACGTGAGAAAACCTTCCCGAGCCAAATGTCGACGTCGCGACGCCGCCCGGCGCTGAAGACAGCTTTGTCCCGCTCACCATTCTCCGATGCCGACTTCCACCGATTTCACTGCTGCTGAACTTCGCCAGCTGCGGGCCCTTAAAACGCCTGCGGGCATCCAGCGTTTCCTCGACGAGATCCCGTATCACCTCGCGGGGACCGCCTGGTCTCCGCGAAAGGTCCTGCACGAGAAGACGGCGCATTGCCTTGAAGGGGCGATCTTCGCGGCCGCCGCACTCCGCGTCCTCGGATTTCCGCCTTTGCTCCTCGATCTCGAGGCCGACCAGGACACCGATCATGTCCTGGCCCTCTTCAAAATCCACGGGCATTGGGGTGCGATCGCGAAATCGAATTTTTCCGGCTGCCGGTATCGCGAACCGGTCTATCGGACCTTGCGCGAATTGGCCCTCAGTTATTTCCACACTTACTTCAACCTGCGCGGCGAACGCACTCTGCGGCGCTATTCCCAACCGGTGGACCTGGCCCGGTTCGATCGCCGGGGCTGGATGACAGCGGAGAAAGGGGTCTGGTTCATCGCCGAGTATCTCGTCGATATTCCACATCGGCCGCTCCTTCGGCGCGGACTGGAGAAGAACCTCACCCGGGTCGACCGAAGAACCTGGGAGAGCGAGATGGTGGGGCATCGGAAAAAGAATTGAAAATCGTGAGCGCCACCGGCCGTGTTTTCGGCCTCGATCTTCTCCGGGCCGCGGCCATCATGATGGTGATCTGCGCCCACGGTTTCGTCGTGCTCTACCCGCACTTCGGCGAACCCCTCGGGGTCTTCGGCCACGGCGGCTTTTACGGCGTGGAACTGTTTTTCGTCCTCAGCGGCTTCCTGATCGGCCGGATTCTGATCGGGCAGGGCGCGGGGTTGGGCCAGGACGGGGCGGTCGCGGTTTTCTATGTCCGCCGCTGGTTCCGAACGTTGCCCCTCTTTTTTCTTTTTCTCGCCGTCAATGTTCTCTTCGAGCGAGCGTTTCGGGCGCACGATGTCGGGCTCGGCGAAGCGCTCGGGCACGGATTTTTCCTTCGGAACCTGACCGCATTCCGGATGACGTTCTTTCCGGAATCATGGAGCCTCGCGATCGAAGAATGGTTTTACCTCCTCTTCCCGGCCGCGCTCTGGCTCGGACTGAAATTCACGAAACGGTTTGACGCCGTTTTTCTCTCCGCTGCTTTCGCCTTCTTCGCCTTTTCCACCACCGCGCGCACCCTAGGGGCCGGCGCGCCGGATGTGACCTGGTCCGAACAAATGCGCATGGTCGTCATCTACCGGTTCGACGCCCTGATGATCGGCATGATCGCGGCGTGGTTATCCATCCGTTTCGAAAGAACCTGGCTTCGCTCTGCGTTCCTCTGTGCTCTCTGCGGTTCGATCCTGCTCATCGCCATGTACGCCACCCTGTGGAAATTCGAGAACGGCCATCTCGCCTTTGGCGACGACAATTTTTTTGCGCGAACGTTTCGGTTCACGCTCGTCTCGCTCGGGTTCGCTCTGCTCCTTCCCTGGGCGTCGGCCCTGAGACTGGCGGCGGAAAATTTCGCCAGCATGAGTGTGCGGAAGATCGCGCTTTGGTCTTACAGTCTTTACCTGGTCCACCTCCCGGTTTTCCTCCTCGTCACCCGCGCAGGACTCGGGCCCGACGCGCCGATGCGGTTGCCTAAGGCGCTTTTTTCTTTCGCCCTCCAGATAGGCGGCTCGATTTTGCTCAGCGCGCTGCTCTACCGTTTCTTTGAAGCGCCCTGCACGCGGCTGCGCGAGAAAGCAGGACCTGCGGTGGCGAAAATTTTCTCGGCGTCGCAGCAGTAATCAAGGAGCGGCGCTGTCCACACCGCCGTCTGTTT carries:
- a CDS encoding acyltransferase, producing the protein MSATGRVFGLDLLRAAAIMMVICAHGFVVLYPHFGEPLGVFGHGGFYGVELFFVLSGFLIGRILIGQGAGLGQDGAVAVFYVRRWFRTLPLFFLFLAVNVLFERAFRAHDVGLGEALGHGFFLRNLTAFRMTFFPESWSLAIEEWFYLLFPAALWLGLKFTKRFDAVFLSAAFAFFAFSTTARTLGAGAPDVTWSEQMRMVVIYRFDALMIGMIAAWLSIRFERTWLRSAFLCALCGSILLIAMYATLWKFENGHLAFGDDNFFARTFRFTLVSLGFALLLPWASALRLAAENFASMSVRKIALWSYSLYLVHLPVFLLVTRAGLGPDAPMRLPKALFSFALQIGGSILLSALLYRFFEAPCTRLREKAGPAVAKIFSASQQ